The nucleotide sequence CCACTATATGCTTATGCTTAATatgcccccccctcccccccaaataTTATTTTCCAATGCAAGTAATTAAATATGTGTATTCTCTTACAGGAAATGTGggctcttttctatttctgttgtCCGGAAGTCCTGGGTGATAGGGATGAGTAATTCACTTACTCTATTGTTATTCTCAAAATAAAAAACTTACTCTATTGTTTTCCTGCAATAATGATGttcctttatttattttgcattgtCCACTACTATTTATTTATCTAAATTATGCATGACAGGTTTAGAGAAAGGTATGAAAATTATATCAATCGAGGAAATGAAAAGGATGCCACCAATCCAGAGAAGCACATAGGCTCAAACGTAGCCAAGGTGATTGTCtttttttttttgtatttgtgtCCAAGCGAAAGATGATACACAAGCCTTGTTTCTTGTTTTCTGTGTTTCTGTCCAAGAAATGACAAAAAACGCAGTGTTCAACATATTAGTACAGTAAGATCTCATGGTGTTCGATAAATTCCAACATGCACATTCACAGTACATTTCGTTATTACCATTTTATTCAGATATTTCAAGTTGGACATCAACTCAGTTTTGTATTACACATATTGCACATTCACAGTACATTAGCAAAGTAGTACATTCATCTCTGAAATTGACATGCGAACAAGCAATGTCTATAAACTGCATTAAAATTCCTTACTAACTTAACGTCCGCATTTAGTTGAAGCTATGAGATAGAAAGTCGTGCACTTATATCAAGCCATCTCAGCTTGCTACATTTCGTTCTAGAAATGTTATCTATTTTTCTGAATTATTATTTGAAACGGGTCATACTAAACCAGTCACACTTTCTGTTTTCTTGTTTGATACGTCACAGGAATTAAGAGAACTGATAAAGCCTTATTTCTTGCGTCGTATGAAAGATGAAGTGTACTTTGCTACTAGCTTGACAAATGAGAATACGCTTCCTAAGAAAAATGAGCTAATCATCTGGCTGAAATTAACAGATTACCAGGTACAAATTTTTGTGTCATTGATGAGAAACTGGTTGAGTAATTGGCAGATGACAATGTTTCAATTGCCTTCTTTGTGTGCAGAGGAAACTATATGAAGGTTTTCTGAACAGTCATATATTTAATAAAATGCGACCTCGCTTGCTGGACATCACTGTAAGTATCGGCTTAAAACCCATTTCTTCTCACTGATGTTGTTTACTGTCCACGAATATACCCATATTCGTACGAAAATATACCTTTCTACTGATGTTTTCTCTATCAGATTACACccaaaaattaaatggaaagagcATATATTTATATCACAGGATGTGTTTGTTAATTATATGGCCTACTTTATAATTGCTTTTGATGTAAATGTTCTTTTTGTGAAATTCTGCTTGTTTCATTTTTGTTGTTGTTCTTCAACAGATATTGAAGAACATATGTGATCACCCAGACCCACTGATATTGAAAAAAGTTGCTGCTGAGGGCACCTTGGAAGGCATGGAAGATATGGATGGAAAATTAAATGGTCATGATATGGCGAGGCTCAAAAACATGGCCTTGAACGTTGCTGGTTATGATGATGATGCACTGCAAGTTGGCCAGCTGGAAGTCTCATGCAAATTATCTTTCATCATGTCCTTGTTGGTAAACATTCTTTGATGCATGCTCATATGAGTTGTCAGAAATGTACTCCATATTTGTTTATTTAAACTAAATGTGGCTAGTGCCTGATGTTGTAGAAAAATCTTCTTGAAGAGGGACATCATGTTCTAATTTTTTCTCAGACTCGCAAAATGCTAAACATTGTTCAGGTCAGTTCTTGTGAATATGTCAGTTATCATAATTTGCATGTAGCTCATGCTGTGTTTTGATATGCTGTAATAAAAAGCGGAGTTAATTTTATATATCATTTGTTGCTTTTGTTTATTAATATACATGATAAACAATGCTGATTGAGTGAATGGCAGATTTCTCTTAGTGTATATATATATTTTAAAACCAAAATTACAATTCGTTGGGATAAAAATGGTATGACAACATGACCCGTGGACTGTGGTGTTTGTCATCTTTGATCTTCTGCCATATTTCTTTTAGAAAAAAAGTATATCAAGTGCATAAAAGAACATAAACTAAATGTGGCTAAACCGCTAAAGTCATCTTTGGATCATTTGGAGGAAAATTGTTGTGCTCTTCAATTTAAATGTAATTCTGGATGAGTATGTCTATAATCATCATTTCTTAAATGTGGATGCTTACCTACATTCTGTGTTGTAACATTCGATTATTGCAACAGGAAGCTATATCATTAAAGGGCTACAGGTTTTTTCGCATCGATGGTACCACCAAGATTTCAGCAAGGGAAAGGATTGTGAAGGTTCTTGTTCCCATTTCACAATATTCTTATGCCGTGGTGTGCCATGGACTCAATtatatatgatatgttgctttaATTTTATGCAATTGCATCTCCAGGGTTTCCAAGAGGATTTTGGAACTCAAATATTTTTACTGACTACCAAAGTCGGTGGTCTTGGACTTACACTCACCAAGGCAGATCGTGTCATAGTAGTTGGTCCTGATTGGAATCCAAGGTACCCCAACTTTCTTTTGGTTTTATGAGATACAAGTTCTTTTACTGCGTAACACAATCTTCTTTTTCAGTATTGACAATCAAAGTGTCGATCGTGCCTATCGAATAGGACAGACAAAAGATGTGATTGTATACCGCTTGATGACGGCTGGAACCATCGAAGAAAAGATATATAGAACGCAGGTTTGAATATGATCCGACATTTTTTACTCAGACATTATTTTTTATATGATATCTGAAGCTTGAAGTTCCTTGAGTTGAATAATTATTTTTTCCAGATTTTCAAGTGGGGTTTGTTTAGGACAGCGACTGAGCAGAAAGAACAAACACGCTACTTCAACCAGAGGGTAACATAGTGATCCTGATTACATTGTTGCTCATCATTCATGGATTGCATGATGTCCTACTAGATATAAACAATGGCTGATAATATCACATGTGTATGTATCTTCAGGACATTCAGGAGCTTCTCAGTCTGCCAGCACAAGGTTTCGATGTTTCCTCCACGCAGAAGCAATTGCAAACAGAGCATGAACAGCAGCTTGACATGTAAGACAATTGTTTTGTTCGACTAAATCTGATGATGTCAACAGTATTGCTTTTCGATGTTCCATACATATTTAACGTAAATATGAACTGAAACTAGTTTTAACCATCACCTACTATATTATCTGGGTAAACATACACATCAAAATCTCGAGGTCCCCCTTGGACTTCTTTAAACATTTTGACATGCAGATTTTTCGATAAAGGGTAGATTTTATTGGCTCAAATTGCAACATCGaaaggatacaaacacaatgagcacagaCCTAGCTTCTGCGtagttaggatgcacacaatcAACACCAACACACGCATATAAAAAATACGCctgcaaatagcaaagtcatataagaccaaagctatgcttaGGCGAAGAAAAAAAACTCATATCAATCAGATCCGAGATAGGCAAACTACAATAATGACTATATCcacaccaaccatctcatgacacccCACAGACGATGATGTTCTTCAATAGcaatgccttcaggaagggagcgaCGCTCAAGCGCCACCATCACCAGATCCAACCATCCAAGGCCAGAATCTAGGTTTTTACTCTAAAAAACCAGtccgagcatatccgagcaatcccttcaacaaggtaacgacataaAAATATTGCCATTACCAGGAATAACCAACACGGACGGACGTAGGCTTTCACCCCAGAACTCGAGACCGGGTGCTCAAGTAGCACCATGATTGACGTCACTTATGTGTTGTCGCCACCATTTTTCCACGATCATAGCAGCAACATATGATGCGTACTGCAGCCGCTACACAACCATCCCTCTGCGTCAAGCCATCGTCCATAGTTTGCATCTCCCCACCAAAGTCAACAACCGGGTCTAGAGCGAGGAACCCTCACAAAGACCTTTGTGTGGCCACCACAATCCACCCGAAGGACCAACACGGATGGCGAAAACACCACCGTCGACTACCAACTCCACGGAGAGAGCTCTGCCCCATGCCAGCCTGCCCAGGGGCCGACATGGTCGAAGCTGGAGAACGAAAGGGAGATCAACATGGCCCCCGCTCAGGCTAGACGTGGCGAGCGGTCTTTGCGGCCGCTCATGGCCCGTGAAGGACCGGACGGTACGGTCCCGGCCCGCTACAAAAATCGACCAGTCCGAGCTGTGTAATTAGGCCCGTTACAGCATCCGGCTCGGTCCGCTCGGTCGGACGGAAacatttttttttttgcatttgctGAATCGCATGTACATGGCCCAGCCCATCCTAGCCTCCTAGGGTCGAGTTTTTGACCTAGCCCGCACGCACTAACACATCAGGCGCTTAAAAAAacgcacgcacgtacgcacccgcgccgccgccaccgtcgtccaGCGCACAGCTCCTCGCCGACACGGCCATCGGCCTCCCCGCAACTAAGCGCCATGTCAAGAAGCTCCGCCATCATGAGATCTCCTTCCCCACGCAGCGAATCGGCCGGATTCGCTCGAAAGCCGTCGCCATCATcctccttccccgactccggccgccgtcttTCGTCGTCGATTGCGTCGCCTTCGCTGCCTTCCAGGCCTCCCCGACGCCTCCGTTGGGTTCGCGGTGAGCCACCACCCCTTCCCCTCTGCTCCCCTTTCTGATCAGAGCCCTGAGCCCTCTCTCGTCGCGCCATGGTTACCACCTCGCCGCTGGAGGTGGTTGCTCGGTCCGTTGGTCCAGACCGAGCTTTTGGGTGTCCGGTGCGGTGCCCGAAAAGGGGACCTCCACGTGCTTCGGTCCGGTCCGCCGCCGGCCGGTCCTAACCTGGGTTCGGTCAGGGatcggaccgtgtccaccctgagccCCCGCGAAGTGTAGCCGCCACTAGATCAGAAGCTCGcatccgccagatcggcgccgcacTTCCCGATCCAGGGCGACGAGCACCAAGGCAAACAGTGTGATGAATTCACCAAACATTGCCTTGGAGCCACGCTGCGTGCATACGAGGCCGTCCGCGCATGATCCGAGCATCAGCGTCAGCCCTGATCTACCCTACTCGCTGCTAACCACCACCAAGAGCAGTCACCGCACTGCCCCGCCTGTCGCTGAAGTGAGCAGCCCACCGTGCGCGGCGCTCGGAGGAGCCATTAGCAACGAAGCTGCGATGTTCTCCGGACAGCACTCGCGCACCACCACCAGCAGCCCGGCCAAGACGAAACCAGCCTGGCGGCTACCTCTGACGGTGGCGCGGGGAGGCCCATGATGCTAGCCTCCGCACCTCCGCCGGTAGCAGCCGATGATGCTAGCCCATGTCCGCCTCAGGggagaactagccccaccacacctTGGCCGGAGCCCTGCCATTGAAGCTTGCAGCCGAGTCCTCCAAAACAGCTGACGCTACCGCCGCAgcccgggctttgcccggcgatgccttccggcggcggcgaggggaggcccCCGGTGGCTGGATTTGGGCGCCCCGGTGCAGCTGCGGGAGCAGCACGGGAGCGAGTTTTCGGTCCTGCAGTTTCAGTTTTTCTGAAACAGAAATGGCGTATTAAACAGAAATCGAACATCTGCTAGTTTCGGATTGAATTTGCTAGCTGGTTAGGGAGCTTCTTGACATGATCCCTGATATATCAATAGTTCACTGACAATTCCATGTTAATTAATTTTGTTTCCCTGTGTTAATTAATTTTGTTTCCCTGGTCATAATATGTTTCCATGTACTGTATCTTCCGTCTAGGGATGAGTCACTGAGGGAGCACCTAGATTTTCTGGAGCAGCAAGGAATAGCCGGCGTGAGCCATCACAGCCTTCTGTTTTCGAAGACAGAAGTGCTGCCAACTTTGAATGAGAATGATCATGCACCGGCCAGGTCAGTAGTGTTTGTAACGCCCCATTTTTGGAGTGTTATTTTACTTTCTTCTTTTCCTCTTCAAAGAAAAGTTTTCAGGGCTATTTTTGCCTTTCTATTGTTTCTTTTATTTTGTGTGATATTCTAATTTAGTTCTTATACGAACTCTTTTTGATAAAGGACACTTTATTACTTAATGGTTTAAGCATTATACCTAGCCTCTACAAAACTGAGATGCACACAACCAAACCAAGTCCaagctaaaaaaacaaaaacaaaggcgAAATACAAGAAAACATGAGTCTGTATGATGCCTAAACTGAAGGAGGGCCAATCGTAAGATCATGTTTCCATCCATGTTGGGTAAAACTATCCCTTGCCGTTTGCTACAAGCATGTACACGCCTAAACTGAAGGATTGTCCACATGTTGTAGAGACGACCATAAACAGAGCGTACCGGTACATCAGTAGATAACCTGCATAAGAGAACTTGTTTTTTTGTTGAAAATCTTATCATTTACATAtccaaagcgaccaaataacgaCAAGCACTCCCATCCTGATAAGAATTCTAAACTTGTGATCGATCCCATGTAACGAGTTGTCAAAAATGTTAGCAACACTACATGGAGGATACATGCCAGAAGTTATTTGGATGATTGATCATATAGAACAAGCTAATTTACAATGGAAGAACAAGTGTTTTATTGTTTCGTCGTGATGACAAAAGACACATTGCATACTTCCATGctaattcctcttaataaggttatctttaatAATAATGACTCCTCGACGAAGATACCACataaagattttattcttaagcggtatcttcatcttccagatcttcttcttattattat is from Triticum aestivum cultivar Chinese Spring chromosome 3A, IWGSC CS RefSeq v2.1, whole genome shotgun sequence and encodes:
- the LOC123059804 gene encoding SNF2 domain-containing protein ENL1 translates to MEDSERNSAGDWELEDSTSEKPPYKLPARISRMLYPFQLQGLRWLWFLHCRGTGGILGDDMGLGKTIQVSAFLAGLFHSGLIRRVLVVVPKTLVTHWIRELTLVDLESNIRDCSCPDVNVRKSELQYAFKEGGVLLTTYDIVWKYYNTIRGDFYHDVGDDEEGNLWNYVVLDEAHLIKNPKTQRFQRISEIPCVHRIAISGTPIQNNLEEMWALFYFCCPEVLGDRDEFRERYENYINRGNEKDATNPEKHIGSNVAKELRELIKPYFLRRMKDEVYFATSLTNENTLPKKNELIIWLKLTDYQRKLYEGFLNSHIFNKMRPRLLDITILKNICDHPDPLILKKVAAEGTLEGMEDMDGKLNGHDMARLKNMALNVAGYDDDALQVGQLEVSCKLSFIMSLLKNLLEEGHHVLIFSQTRKMLNIVQEAISLKGYRFFRIDGTTKISARERIVKVLVPISQYSYAVGFQEDFGTQIFLLTTKVGGLGLTLTKADRVIVVGPDWNPSIDNQSVDRAYRIGQTKDVIVYRLMTAGTIEEKIYRTQIFKWGLFRTATEQKEQTRYFNQRDIQELLSLPAQGFDVSSTQKQLQTEHEQQLDM
- the LOC123056589 gene encoding uncharacterized protein; this encodes MAKTPPSTTNSTERALPHASLPRGRHGRSWRTKGRSTWPPLRLDVASGLCGRSWPVKDRTNARTYAPAPPPPSSSAQLLADTAIGLPATKRHVKKLRHHEISFPTQRIGRIRSKAVAIILLPRLRPPSFVVDCVAFAAFQASPTPPLGSRDESLREHLDFLEQQGIAGVSHHSLLFSKTEVLPTLNENDHAPARCGCG